One stretch of Micromonospora echinospora DNA includes these proteins:
- a CDS encoding winged helix-turn-helix domain-containing protein, whose translation MSVSPASSRAGWHTSQPAVPGRPPGGQRRPANTAAPMLTVTLTIPLACEESLTPAARRLLDAAREMLERGDAVVTAAVPAERRPDAVPSGRAPSRPLAPTIPTLHILAASRSVLRDGEPLPLTRLEFDLLLHLVAHPRRVFTRLQLLNAVWGYEHAGVRTVDVHVRRLRGKVGVDVPLVTTVYGVGYRLADDARVTIDRTG comes from the coding sequence ATGTCGGTCAGCCCCGCCTCGTCGCGCGCCGGATGGCATACGTCCCAACCCGCGGTCCCCGGTCGTCCCCCCGGCGGCCAGCGTCGTCCCGCCAACACCGCCGCGCCCATGCTCACCGTCACGCTGACCATCCCACTGGCCTGTGAGGAGTCGCTCACCCCGGCCGCGCGCCGGCTGCTCGACGCCGCCCGCGAGATGCTCGAACGCGGCGACGCGGTGGTCACCGCCGCCGTACCGGCCGAGCGCCGGCCCGACGCCGTACCGTCCGGCCGCGCGCCGTCCCGGCCGCTGGCCCCGACCATCCCGACCCTGCACATCCTGGCCGCGTCCCGGTCGGTGCTGCGCGACGGCGAGCCGCTGCCGCTGACCCGCCTGGAGTTCGACCTGCTGCTGCACCTGGTCGCCCACCCGCGCCGGGTGTTCACCCGGCTGCAACTGCTCAACGCGGTCTGGGGGTACGAGCACGCCGGCGTCCGCACCGTCGACGTGCACGTCCGCCGGCTGCGCGGCAAGGTCGGCGTGGACGTCCCGCTGGTCACCACCGTCTACGGCGTCGGCTACCGGCTCGCCGACGACGCCCGCGTGACCATCGACCGCACCGGCTGA
- a CDS encoding uridine kinase — protein MRVRPISPDRLVTELAGRLVSTGTPGRLRVAVDGPPAAGPDALAEALVDPLRAAGRPVLHVRADDFLRPASVRLEHGRTNPDAYYEGWLDEPGLRREVLDPAGPGGSGRLLPSLWDAAADRASRAAYVDLPPGGVVLVSGALLLGGALPFDVTVHLALSPAALARRTDPALRWTLPAFARYADEVVPASFADVVVRADDPRRPALVEAA, from the coding sequence ATGCGTGTCCGCCCGATCAGCCCCGACCGGCTCGTCACCGAGCTGGCCGGGCGTCTCGTCAGCACCGGGACGCCCGGCCGGCTGCGGGTCGCCGTCGACGGCCCGCCCGCCGCCGGGCCGGACGCGCTCGCCGAAGCCCTCGTCGACCCGCTGCGCGCCGCCGGCCGGCCGGTGCTGCACGTACGCGCCGACGACTTCCTCCGCCCCGCCTCGGTCCGGCTGGAGCACGGCCGCACCAACCCCGACGCGTACTACGAAGGCTGGCTCGACGAGCCCGGGCTGCGCCGCGAGGTGCTCGACCCGGCCGGCCCGGGCGGCTCGGGCCGGCTGCTGCCGTCGCTCTGGGACGCCGCCGCCGACCGGGCCAGCCGGGCCGCGTACGTGGATCTGCCGCCCGGCGGGGTGGTCCTGGTCAGCGGCGCGCTGCTGCTCGGCGGCGCGTTGCCGTTCGACGTCACGGTCCATCTCGCGCTGTCCCCGGCGGCGCTGGCGCGACGTACCGACCCGGCGCTGCGCTGGACGCTGCCCGCCTTCGCCCGCTACGCCGACGAGGTGGTCCCCGCGTCCTTCGCCGACGTGGTGGTCCGGGCCGACGACCCGCGTCGCCCGGCGCTCGTCGAGGCGGCCTGA
- a CDS encoding TraR/DksA family transcriptional regulator, whose amino-acid sequence MLVHDTTATGRSQAEADQIRQSLRSRYDELTAEYEQTLAQSHVLRLVEVGDTAGDDQADSGTKTAERDTAQSLLRTILERRAQFEHALTRLDEGTYGFCEGCTAPIPVERLEIFPSATSCVACKQTRERRAA is encoded by the coding sequence ATGCTCGTCCACGACACGACAGCCACCGGCCGCTCCCAGGCGGAGGCCGACCAGATCCGGCAGTCCCTGCGGTCGCGGTACGACGAGCTGACCGCCGAGTACGAGCAGACGCTGGCGCAGAGCCACGTGCTGCGGCTGGTCGAGGTCGGCGACACCGCCGGCGACGACCAGGCCGACAGCGGCACCAAGACCGCCGAGCGGGACACGGCGCAGTCGCTGCTGCGCACCATCCTGGAACGGCGGGCGCAGTTCGAGCACGCGCTGACCCGCCTGGACGAGGGCACCTACGGCTTCTGCGAGGGCTGCACCGCCCCGATCCCGGTGGAGCGGCTGGAGATATTCCCGTCCGCCACCTCCTGCGTGGCCTGCAAGCAGACCCGGGAGCGGCGGGCGGCCTGA
- a CDS encoding DUF72 domain-containing protein: MGEIKVGTASWTDRTLLDSGWYPDSADTPERRLSYYARQFPLVEVDATYYSPPAERTARLWAERTPAGFTFNVKAFSLLTGHPTRVSALYKDLRPDTDKRNVYPDDLPAQAYEEVWTRFLSALDPLVEAGKLGALLFQFPPWFTIKRDNKQYLLEVARRCAPLRPVFEFRHASWFDGDNAEETLGFLREHELPFVCVDMPQGHKSSIPPVLAATADLAVVRFHGHSDKWTSKDIHEKFGYDYSKRELRDWAPKLRELAGEAEQTHVLMNNCYRDYAQRNARTLVDLLDA, encoded by the coding sequence ATGGGTGAGATCAAGGTGGGCACCGCCTCATGGACCGACCGGACGCTGCTCGACTCCGGCTGGTATCCGGACAGCGCCGACACGCCGGAGCGCCGGCTGTCCTACTACGCCCGGCAGTTCCCGCTGGTCGAGGTGGACGCCACCTACTACTCGCCGCCGGCCGAGCGCACCGCCCGGCTGTGGGCCGAGCGGACACCGGCCGGGTTCACCTTCAACGTCAAGGCGTTCAGCCTGCTGACCGGTCATCCCACCCGCGTCTCCGCGCTCTACAAGGACCTGCGCCCGGACACGGACAAGCGCAACGTCTACCCGGACGACCTGCCCGCGCAGGCGTACGAGGAGGTCTGGACGAGGTTCCTGTCCGCCCTGGACCCGCTCGTCGAGGCGGGCAAGCTGGGCGCGCTGCTGTTCCAGTTCCCGCCCTGGTTCACCATCAAGCGGGACAACAAGCAGTATCTGCTGGAGGTGGCCCGGCGCTGCGCGCCGCTGCGCCCGGTCTTCGAGTTCCGGCACGCCTCCTGGTTCGACGGTGACAACGCCGAGGAGACACTGGGTTTCCTGCGCGAGCACGAGCTGCCGTTCGTCTGCGTGGACATGCCGCAGGGACACAAGTCGTCCATCCCCCCGGTGCTGGCGGCCACCGCGGACCTCGCGGTGGTGCGCTTCCACGGGCACAGCGACAAGTGGACGAGCAAGGACATCCACGAGAAGTTCGGCTACGACTATTCCAAGCGCGAGCTGCGCGACTGGGCGCCGAAACTGCGCGAGCTGGCCGGCGAGGCGGAACAGACCCACGTCCTGATGAACAATTGCTACCGGGACTACGCCCAACGCAACGCCCGTACGCTCGTCGACCTGCTGGACGCCTGA
- a CDS encoding DUF2267 domain-containing protein, with translation MAEQLLSAFESSLDKTNVILKEIESAYGWPKDQRNQSYAALRTVLHLLRDRMPVQESVEFAQQLPVLVRGIYFDGWQPENVPIKLNRDDFLYEVRQGFPYDVEGGAQRVVQVVLDTLRRHVTQGEWQDVKSTMPKDLRQLIP, from the coding sequence ATGGCCGAACAGCTGTTGTCCGCGTTCGAGTCCTCGCTGGACAAGACGAACGTGATCCTCAAGGAGATCGAGTCCGCGTACGGCTGGCCGAAGGACCAGCGCAACCAGTCCTACGCCGCGCTGCGTACGGTGCTGCACCTGCTGCGGGACCGGATGCCGGTGCAGGAGAGCGTCGAGTTCGCCCAGCAGTTGCCGGTGCTGGTGCGCGGCATCTACTTCGACGGCTGGCAGCCGGAGAACGTGCCGATCAAGCTGAACCGCGACGACTTCCTCTACGAGGTGCGCCAGGGCTTCCCGTACGACGTCGAAGGCGGCGCGCAGCGGGTGGTGCAGGTCGTGCTGGACACGTTGCGCCGGCACGTCACCCAGGGTGAGTGGCAGGACGTGAAGTCCACCATGCCGAAGGATCTGCGTCAGCTCATTCCCTGA